The proteins below are encoded in one region of Streptomyces sp. NBC_00490:
- the glnA gene encoding type I glutamate--ammonia ligase, with translation MFQNADEAKKFIADEDVKFVDVRFCDLPGVMQHFTLPVEAFDPDEELAFDGSSIRGFQAIHESDMALRADLSTARVDPFRRDKTVNINFFIHDPITGEQYSRDPRNVAKKAEAYLASTGIADTAYFGPEAEFYVFDSVRFATSANESFYHIDSEAGAWNTGAVENNRGYKVRYKGGYFPTPPVDHFADLRAEISLQLAASGLQVERQHHEVGTAGQAEINYKFNTLLAAADDLQLFKYIVKNVAWKNGKTATFMPKPIFGDNGSGMHVHQSLWSGGSPLFYDEAGYAGLSDMARYYIGGILKHAPSLLAFTNPTVNSYHRLVPGFEAPINLVYSQRNRSAAMRIPITGSNPKAKRVEFRAPDSSGNPYLAFSALLLAGLDGIKNKIEPAEPIDKDLYELAPEEHASVAQVPTSLPAVLDRLEADHEFLLQGDVFTPDLIETWIDFKRTNEIAPLQLRPHPHEFELYFDV, from the coding sequence ATGTTCCAGAACGCCGACGAGGCCAAGAAGTTCATCGCGGACGAGGACGTCAAGTTCGTAGACGTCCGTTTCTGCGACCTGCCGGGCGTGATGCAGCACTTCACGCTGCCCGTCGAGGCGTTCGACCCGGACGAGGAGCTCGCGTTCGACGGCTCGTCGATCCGTGGCTTCCAGGCCATCCACGAGTCCGACATGGCGCTGCGCGCGGACCTGTCGACCGCCCGGGTCGACCCCTTCCGTCGCGACAAGACGGTCAACATCAACTTCTTCATCCACGACCCGATCACGGGCGAGCAGTACAGCCGTGACCCGCGCAACGTGGCCAAGAAGGCCGAGGCCTACCTCGCGTCGACCGGTATCGCGGACACCGCGTACTTCGGTCCCGAGGCCGAGTTCTACGTCTTCGACAGCGTCCGTTTCGCCACCTCGGCGAACGAGAGCTTCTACCACATCGACTCCGAGGCCGGCGCCTGGAACACCGGTGCGGTGGAGAACAACCGCGGCTACAAGGTCCGCTACAAGGGCGGCTACTTCCCGACCCCGCCGGTCGACCACTTCGCCGACCTGCGCGCCGAGATCTCCCTCCAGCTCGCCGCCTCCGGCCTCCAGGTCGAGCGCCAGCACCACGAGGTGGGCACCGCCGGCCAGGCCGAGATCAACTACAAGTTCAACACGCTGCTCGCCGCGGCCGACGACCTCCAGCTCTTCAAGTACATCGTGAAGAACGTGGCCTGGAAGAACGGCAAGACCGCGACCTTCATGCCGAAGCCGATCTTCGGTGACAACGGCTCGGGCATGCACGTGCACCAGTCGCTGTGGTCCGGCGGCTCCCCGCTCTTCTACGACGAGGCCGGCTACGCGGGCCTGTCGGACATGGCCCGCTACTACATCGGCGGCATCCTCAAGCACGCCCCGTCGCTGCTGGCCTTCACCAACCCGACGGTGAACTCCTACCACCGTCTGGTCCCGGGCTTCGAGGCGCCGATCAACCTGGTGTACTCGCAGCGCAACCGCTCCGCGGCCATGCGTATCCCGATCACGGGCTCCAACCCGAAGGCCAAGCGCGTCGAGTTCCGTGCGCCCGACTCCTCCGGCAACCCGTACCTGGCCTTCTCCGCGCTGCTGCTCGCGGGCCTGGACGGCATCAAGAACAAGATCGAGCCGGCCGAGCCGATCGACAAGGACCTCTACGAGCTGGCTCCCGAGGAGCACGCGAGCGTCGCGCAGGTCCCGACCTCCCTCCCGGCCGTCCTCGACCGCCTCGAGGCCGACCACGAGTTCCTCCTCCAGGGCGACGTCTTCACGCCGGACCTGATCGAGACGTGGATCGACTTCAAGCGCACGAACGAGATCGCGCCGCTCCAGCTGCGTCCGCACCCGCACGAGTTCGAGCTGTACTTCGACGTGTGA
- a CDS encoding RDD family protein yields MDKREAIGSWLSGPRAAAEQAGVDFGYRGQQLGLPEEGPGSVARPGRRLGALAVDWAMSVLIASQLITQSYTPATSNWALLVFFVMSVLTVGTIGFTPGKRLFGLRVVDLTTGRPSPLRGLLRSALLCLAVPALIWDRDSRGLHDRLARTVEVRI; encoded by the coding sequence GTGGACAAGAGGGAAGCAATCGGATCGTGGCTCTCGGGGCCCCGTGCGGCCGCCGAGCAAGCCGGTGTGGACTTCGGATACCGGGGGCAGCAGCTGGGTCTGCCGGAGGAGGGGCCGGGCTCCGTCGCCCGGCCGGGGCGGCGGCTAGGAGCGCTCGCCGTGGACTGGGCGATGAGCGTGCTGATTGCATCCCAATTGATCACCCAGAGCTACACGCCGGCGACCTCGAACTGGGCGTTGCTGGTTTTCTTCGTGATGAGCGTGCTCACGGTCGGGACCATCGGCTTCACCCCGGGCAAGCGTCTCTTCGGTCTGCGTGTCGTCGACCTGACGACCGGCCGGCCGAGCCCGCTCCGCGGCCTCCTGCGCAGCGCCCTGCTGTGCCTCGCCGTCCCGGCCCTGATCTGGGACCGCGACAGCCGGGGCCTGCACGACAGGCTGGCGCGCACGGTCGAGGTGCGGATCTAG
- the htpX gene encoding zinc metalloprotease HtpX yields the protein MQSRFRSDRRLTVRMTVTLFLLGLLYVAFVAALIVLLRSWVLVLVIAAGMLGAQYWFSDRVALFAMRGRVVEREEYPELHGVVDRLCALADMPKPVVAVSDIDMPNAFATGRNPDHAVVCVTTGLLRRLEPAELEGVLAHELSHVAHKDVAVITVASFLGVLAGLIVRFAFYSQVFSGRKDQNTAVVFAGVMGVSAAVYALSFLLIRALSRYRELAADRAAAQLTGRPSALASALTKVSGDIARIPSKDLRTAQAFNAFYFTPALGSEPGIARLFSTHPSLEQRLDQLGRISTELGEAATPGKAD from the coding sequence ATGCAGAGCCGTTTCCGGAGCGATCGGCGGCTGACCGTGCGGATGACGGTCACGCTTTTTCTGCTCGGACTGCTGTACGTGGCCTTCGTCGCCGCGTTGATCGTGTTGCTGAGGTCCTGGGTGCTGGTCCTGGTGATCGCCGCGGGGATGCTGGGCGCGCAGTACTGGTTCTCCGACCGGGTCGCGCTGTTCGCGATGCGGGGGCGGGTCGTTGAGCGGGAGGAGTATCCGGAGTTGCACGGGGTCGTCGACCGGCTGTGTGCCCTCGCGGACATGCCCAAGCCCGTGGTCGCCGTGTCGGACATCGACATGCCGAATGCCTTCGCCACCGGGCGGAATCCGGATCATGCCGTGGTGTGTGTGACGACGGGCCTGCTGCGGCGGCTGGAGCCCGCGGAGCTGGAGGGCGTGCTCGCCCATGAGCTGTCGCACGTGGCGCACAAGGACGTCGCCGTCATCACCGTCGCGTCCTTCCTCGGTGTCCTCGCGGGGCTCATCGTGCGGTTCGCGTTCTACTCGCAAGTCTTCAGCGGGCGCAAGGACCAGAACACCGCCGTCGTCTTCGCGGGGGTGATGGGGGTCTCCGCGGCCGTGTACGCCCTGTCCTTCCTGCTCATCCGGGCGCTGTCCCGGTACCGGGAGCTGGCCGCCGACCGGGCCGCCGCACAGCTGACCGGACGGCCCTCTGCGCTGGCCTCCGCGCTCACCAAGGTCTCCGGGGACATCGCGAGGATCCCCAGCAAGGATCTGCGGACCGCGCAGGCGTTCAACGCCTTCTACTTCACCCCGGCTCTCGGGTCCGAGCCCGGCATCGCCCGGCTCTTCTCCACCCACCCGAGCCTGGAACAGCGGCTGGATCAACTGGGCCGGATCTCCACCGAGTTGGGTGAGGCCGCGACCCCGGGGAAGGCGGACTGA
- a CDS encoding SCO2583/SCO2584 N-terminal domain-containing protein, protein MAERDDEEREFDIRWADGAEQKEPSARARMLAARWKENPPQAQPFRPEPERLRRPRSPWASTALVFGCVAAVIVLLGYANFRAPF, encoded by the coding sequence ATGGCCGAACGGGACGACGAGGAGCGGGAGTTCGACATCCGCTGGGCCGACGGCGCCGAGCAGAAGGAGCCCTCGGCACGGGCCCGGATGCTCGCCGCCCGCTGGAAGGAAAACCCCCCACAGGCCCAGCCGTTCCGCCCGGAACCCGAGCGTCTACGCCGGCCGCGCTCACCGTGGGCGTCGACGGCCCTCGTCTTCGGATGCGTGGCGGCGGTCATCGTGCTGCTGGGGTACGCGAACTTCCGGGCGCCCTTCTAG
- a CDS encoding DUF4191 domain-containing protein has protein sequence MARSDSAADAANPGRLKQIALTYKMTRRADKTIGLVLAGVFLLILGVFLAIGFLIGHPVYLGILGVLLAFLGTAIVFGRRAERAAFGQMEGQPGAAAAVLDNIGRGWTTTPAVAMNRSQDVVHRAVGKAGIVLVAEGNPNRVKGLLAAEKKKMNRIVADVPVHDLIVGTGEDQIPLKKLRTSMLKLPRVLTGPQVTATNDRLRAMGDLMSNMPLPKGPMPKGMKLPKGGPKAR, from the coding sequence ATGGCGAGAAGTGACAGTGCGGCCGATGCCGCTAACCCCGGGCGACTGAAGCAGATCGCCCTGACGTACAAGATGACCCGCAGGGCCGACAAGACCATCGGTCTGGTGCTCGCGGGTGTCTTCCTCCTCATCCTCGGTGTCTTTCTCGCGATCGGCTTCCTGATCGGTCACCCGGTCTACCTGGGCATCCTGGGCGTCCTGCTCGCCTTCCTCGGAACGGCGATCGTGTTCGGACGCCGGGCCGAGCGAGCCGCCTTCGGGCAGATGGAGGGCCAGCCGGGCGCGGCCGCGGCCGTGCTGGACAACATCGGCCGGGGCTGGACGACGACCCCCGCGGTGGCGATGAACCGCAGCCAGGACGTGGTGCACCGGGCCGTCGGCAAGGCCGGCATCGTCCTGGTCGCCGAGGGCAACCCGAACCGGGTGAAGGGCCTGCTGGCCGCCGAGAAGAAGAAGATGAACCGGATCGTGGCGGACGTGCCGGTGCACGACCTGATCGTCGGTACCGGCGAGGACCAGATCCCGCTGAAGAAGCTGCGCACCAGCATGCTGAAGCTGCCCCGCGTGCTGACCGGCCCCCAGGTGACCGCGACCAACGACCGGCTGCGGGCCATGGGTGACCTGATGAGCAACATGCCGCTGCCGAAGGGGCCCATGCCGAAGGGCATGAAGCTGCCCAAGGGCGGGCCGAAGGCGCGCTGA